In Ignavibacteria bacterium, the DNA window TCCAAGCGAACCCCAGCCGTCTGTTAAGGTTCTGAATGACATAACAGTCGGCAGTCCGAATAATTCAAGTGATTCATAAACCCAGTTTTCACCTGCATTAGTAGTTTTAATTACACTAGCACCGTATTCAAAATCACCCCCGAAACCGAGTGCATTTAGTGAATCAAAAAACATCATGTCTATATTCGGTTCGGGCGATACAATATAAGGTGTCCATCGTTGTCCTCGGTTTGATGTCCTCCAGATTACTCCTGCAATATCCATCACCCCTCCAACGGCATATCCATAGTCTTTGGAATAAAATGAAAAATTCAGGACTGGAAAATTCATTACGACGAGAGAATCGATTTCAACATCGAGCCAGGTTTGTCCGCCGTCAGTAGTTCTTAATATGTTCTTGAAATTGCCTCCCAGAAATCCGTATAGTGAATCCTGAAAATAAACCTTCTTTAAAAACACATTTTCTATCGGAAAGAATGATGTGTCCCAGTCAACGCCGCCGTTGGTTGTTTTCAAAATGTATGAGCCGTACGGGGGCTGTGGATTAAATATATTCCATCCAAGTGCCCATCCAAGCCTGCTGTTTAAAAAGAATACATCATGAATAAATGTCTTTGTTCTTGTATTCTGTGTTGTCCAGTTCTGCCCGCCGTTCGATGTCTTCATTATTAAACCCGAATCACCGCAAACCCATCCTGTAACACTGTCAATAAAGGATGCTTTCTTTAAATTGATATTTGTCGGACTGTATGCGCTCAGCCAAAAATCCTGTGCCGTTAACGATACTGTGGTAACCGTGATTATGAATAATATTAGTAATCGTTTTAAATACATTTAATTATTCCTATGCTAAATTATTTCTTTTCCTTATAAACCATTCTATAGATAATAATATTAAAATAAATATTAA includes these proteins:
- a CDS encoding YCF48-related protein, translated to MYLKRLLILFIITVTTVSLTAQDFWLSAYSPTNINLKKASFIDSVTGWVCGDSGLIMKTSNGGQNWTTQNTRTKTFIHDVFFLNSRLGWALGWNIFNPQPPYGSYILKTTNGGVDWDTSFFPIENVFLKKVYFQDSLYGFLGGNFKNILRTTDGGQTWLDVEIDSLVVMNFPVLNFSFYSKDYGYAVGGVMDIAGVIWRTSNRGQRWTPYIVSPEPNIDMMFFDSLNALGFGGDFEYGASVIKTTNAGENWVYESLELFGLPTVMSFRTLTDGWGSLGYTQTFVFTQDGGRSFTQINTPDSAVINDIVFPGTKHGYAFGEYGKMLRFNATTVGVGNEAKLKPKSFELKQNFPNPFNPYTTISYEINNSSYVVLKVFDISGKEIRTLQNGQQNQGKYNIKFNSSNLPSGVYFYRITIRDLTGKSNEFVSQTKKMLIVK